One Methylomonas sp. LL1 DNA window includes the following coding sequences:
- a CDS encoding 2Fe-2S iron-sulfur cluster-binding protein, producing the protein MSSQKIRLDGKEIVCQQGESVLDALLREHIDIPHACREGACQSCMIRGLEGAVPAAAQQGLKDVLRHQNYFLACICYPHQDISISLGSAPDAFNQATVTGKQLLNPETLLLSLQCQEPMDFYAGQFVNLKRADGLTRSYSIANNRVHAHKLTFHIRRLAGGRFSEWAHRELNIGDSIAVSDPQGLCYYLPNTPEQNMLLIGTGSGLAPLAGIVEEALHHGHAGQIHLYHGSREMDGLYWIEEMRELANRHPNFHCTACVSRGDAPAGIAQGRANDLAMSAIPSLKGWRVYLCGHPDMVNHGKRQAYLHGAGLQDIYSDAFHVASATLD; encoded by the coding sequence ATGTCGTCGCAAAAGATCAGGCTGGATGGCAAGGAAATCGTTTGCCAACAGGGCGAATCGGTTCTGGATGCCTTGTTGCGCGAACATATCGACATTCCTCATGCTTGCAGGGAAGGCGCCTGCCAAAGCTGCATGATCCGTGGCCTTGAGGGCGCCGTTCCCGCCGCTGCTCAACAGGGACTGAAGGATGTGTTGCGGCATCAAAACTACTTTTTAGCCTGTATCTGTTATCCGCATCAGGACATCAGCATCAGCCTTGGTTCCGCCCCGGACGCTTTTAATCAAGCCACGGTCACGGGCAAGCAGCTGCTGAATCCGGAAACCCTGCTGCTAAGCCTGCAATGCCAGGAACCGATGGATTTCTACGCCGGACAGTTTGTGAACTTGAAACGCGCAGATGGATTAACCCGTAGCTATTCAATCGCCAATAACCGGGTTCACGCGCATAAATTGACCTTCCATATCCGCCGTCTGGCCGGTGGCCGTTTTAGCGAGTGGGCGCACCGGGAATTGAACATAGGCGACAGCATCGCCGTATCCGACCCTCAGGGGCTTTGTTACTACCTACCCAACACCCCGGAACAAAACATGTTGTTGATCGGCACCGGCAGCGGCCTGGCGCCACTGGCCGGTATCGTCGAGGAAGCCTTGCATCACGGCCATGCCGGTCAAATTCATTTATACCACGGCAGCCGGGAAATGGACGGCTTGTACTGGATAGAGGAAATGCGGGAATTGGCAAATCGACATCCAAACTTCCACTGCACCGCCTGCGTCTCGAGAGGCGATGCGCCCGCCGGAATCGCCCAAGGCCGCGCCAATGATCTGGCCATGTCCGCGATACCTAGCCTGAAAGGTTGGCGCGTCTATTTGTGCGGCCATCCGGACATGGTCAATCACGGCAAACGCCAAGCCTATCTGCATGGCGCCGGACTTCAGGATATTTATTCGGATGCCTTTCATGTGGCATCGGCAACGTTGGACTAA
- the tssA gene encoding type VI secretion system protein TssA, whose protein sequence is MADLIALLDEISSDNPCGEYLEYDPVYLELGKNIQGKPEDPITGEKAQPPNWREIQRDALAILRQSKDIQIVIFLIRALINLEGLTGFRDGLNLLYGLLEKYWDQIHPLLDPEDDLDPTARVNILEELSNFESVLRPLSLAPLVDSKSAGRFTLRDVQIATDKAEAPEGSPKPEISMIRAAFLDAPEETVAATYQAVNESVSLIQQLEALVGDKVGIENGPDLSGLNSQLKEMRHAFAQYADTGLTEADAQSDGDELASGDSGSAGSSRKSAAVGAISSRQDVLKTLDLICKYYAENEPSSPVPILLQRAKFLVTSDFMQIVQNLLPDGLTQLQQIKGPDPEADQNY, encoded by the coding sequence ATGGCTGACTTGATAGCGTTACTTGACGAAATTTCATCGGATAATCCTTGCGGGGAGTATCTGGAGTACGACCCTGTCTATCTCGAACTCGGCAAAAATATCCAAGGCAAACCCGAAGACCCTATCACCGGCGAAAAAGCCCAGCCACCCAATTGGCGCGAAATTCAAAGAGATGCATTAGCCATTTTGCGGCAAAGCAAGGACATTCAAATCGTCATTTTCCTGATCCGGGCCTTGATAAATCTTGAAGGCTTAACGGGGTTTCGTGACGGCTTGAATCTGTTATACGGCTTGCTGGAAAAATACTGGGATCAGATTCATCCGTTGTTGGATCCCGAGGATGATCTCGATCCTACCGCGCGGGTCAATATCCTGGAAGAACTGAGTAATTTCGAATCGGTACTGCGTCCATTAAGCCTGGCTCCCTTGGTTGATTCAAAATCCGCCGGCCGCTTCACCTTACGCGACGTACAAATCGCCACCGATAAGGCGGAAGCCCCGGAAGGCAGCCCCAAACCAGAAATCAGCATGATCCGGGCGGCATTTCTGGATGCACCGGAAGAAACGGTCGCGGCAACCTATCAGGCCGTCAACGAAAGCGTTAGCCTTATCCAACAACTGGAAGCGTTGGTGGGCGATAAGGTTGGCATCGAAAATGGGCCTGATTTATCCGGGTTGAACTCGCAGTTAAAGGAAATGCGCCATGCGTTCGCCCAATACGCGGATACCGGCTTAACCGAAGCGGATGCGCAATCCGACGGCGACGAACTCGCTTCTGGCGACTCCGGCTCGGCGGGTTCTAGCCGTAAATCGGCAGCCGTCGGCGCCATCAGTTCTCGGCAAGATGTTTTGAAAACACTGGATCTGATCTGTAAGTATTATGCTGAAAACGAACCCTCGAGTCCGGTCCCTATTTTGTTGCAACGAGCAAAATTTCTTGTAACATCGGACTTCATGCAAATCGTGCAAAACCTGTTGCCGGATGGCCTTACTCAGCTGCAACAGATTAAGGGCCCCGATCCGGAAGCGGATCAAAATTATTAG
- a CDS encoding Hpt domain-containing response regulator, protein MALSILVADDNEMNRWLLAEQLQQWSTDVVSASDGREAWELLRNNRYSLVFLDVNMPFMNGFELVKKARAESVNHLTPIIAVTAHIQIHQRHLLVADGFNECLIKPIVLADLLRVIERWCATENGENGGYYANAILEKTEHNRSLGRVFLQKLLQDTPAQLADLQRALQMQQCQQAWTIAHKLHGTFCFYGFADFRALAEKLEQCLRETDLSMAMQQFDLLNAKFAELRHNESKLLLQLS, encoded by the coding sequence ATGGCTTTGTCGATTTTGGTTGCCGACGATAACGAGATGAATCGCTGGCTGTTGGCCGAACAGTTGCAACAATGGAGCACGGATGTTGTGTCGGCGAGCGATGGCCGCGAAGCCTGGGAGTTGCTACGGAACAACCGCTACTCCTTGGTGTTTTTGGATGTGAATATGCCGTTTATGAACGGTTTCGAGTTGGTCAAAAAGGCCAGGGCCGAATCGGTTAATCATTTGACGCCTATCATTGCCGTGACAGCCCACATCCAAATCCATCAGCGCCATCTGTTGGTTGCCGACGGTTTTAACGAGTGCCTGATCAAGCCTATCGTATTAGCGGATTTATTGCGTGTGATAGAGCGATGGTGTGCGACGGAAAACGGCGAAAACGGCGGCTATTATGCGAATGCCATTTTGGAAAAAACGGAACATAACCGCTCCCTAGGCAGGGTGTTTTTGCAAAAACTTTTGCAAGACACCCCAGCCCAGCTTGCCGACCTGCAGCGAGCCTTGCAAATGCAACAATGTCAACAAGCTTGGACAATCGCTCATAAACTGCACGGTACGTTTTGTTTTTATGGTTTCGCCGATTTTCGCGCGTTGGCCGAAAAGCTAGAGCAATGCCTGCGGGAAACCGATCTGTCGATGGCGATGCAACAATTTGACTTGTTGAACGCAAAATTTGCCGAGCTACGGCACAATGAATCCAAGCTGTTACTGCAGCTGTCTTAA
- the tssC gene encoding type VI secretion system contractile sheath large subunit, with translation MAELDRQAQQGATETLELDDFSALLSKQFKPGTEAANQVNTAVTTLAQYALQDVSKISDDAIKSIQSIIASLDQKITEQLNLVLHHPDFQQLEGAWRGLHYLVNNTETDEMLKIKVFNVSKKELGKTLKKFKGTAWDQSPLFKKLYEEEYGTFGGEPFGCLVGDYHFDHSPPDVELLGEMSKISAASHTPFISGVAPTVMQMESWSELANPRDLTKIFQTPEYAAWRSLRESDDARYLGLAMPRFLSRLPYGSKTDPVDEFDFEEDTSGADSHKYTWANAAYAMAVNINRSFKLYGWCSRIRGIESGGAVEGLPVHTFPTDDGGVDMKCPTEIAITDRREAELAKIGFMPLIHKKNSDFAAFIGAQSLQKPAEYDDPDATANANLAARLPYLFATCRFAHYLKCIVRDKIGSFKERDDMQKWLTSWIKNYVDPNPAMSDELTKCRKPLADAEVVVEEVEGNPGYYTSKFFLRPHYQLEGLTVSLRLVSKLPSVKGG, from the coding sequence ATGGCCGAATTAGATAGACAAGCCCAGCAAGGCGCGACTGAAACCCTGGAGCTGGACGATTTTTCGGCATTATTGTCGAAACAATTCAAGCCGGGAACCGAAGCGGCCAATCAGGTCAACACAGCTGTCACTACACTGGCTCAATATGCCCTGCAAGATGTTTCTAAAATATCCGATGATGCCATTAAGAGCATACAGTCCATCATTGCCAGTTTGGACCAAAAAATCACCGAACAATTGAATTTAGTCCTGCATCACCCCGATTTTCAACAATTGGAAGGTGCCTGGCGCGGCTTGCATTACCTGGTCAATAACACCGAAACCGATGAAATGCTGAAAATCAAAGTTTTCAACGTTTCAAAAAAAGAGCTGGGCAAAACCCTAAAAAAATTCAAGGGCACCGCCTGGGATCAAAGTCCGCTGTTCAAAAAACTGTACGAAGAAGAATACGGCACATTTGGCGGCGAACCGTTCGGTTGTTTGGTCGGCGATTATCATTTCGACCACAGCCCACCGGACGTGGAGCTGTTAGGAGAAATGTCAAAAATCTCCGCTGCCTCGCATACCCCATTTATTTCCGGCGTGGCACCCACTGTAATGCAAATGGAAAGCTGGTCCGAGCTGGCAAATCCGCGTGACTTGACCAAAATTTTCCAAACCCCTGAATATGCGGCTTGGCGCTCCTTACGCGAATCAGACGATGCCCGTTATTTGGGCTTGGCTATGCCACGCTTCCTAAGCCGTTTGCCTTACGGTTCCAAAACCGATCCGGTGGACGAATTTGATTTCGAGGAAGATACCTCGGGGGCCGATAGCCACAAATATACTTGGGCGAATGCGGCCTATGCGATGGCGGTTAACATCAATCGTTCGTTCAAACTTTACGGTTGGTGCTCGCGGATACGCGGCATCGAATCCGGCGGCGCGGTGGAAGGTTTGCCGGTGCACACCTTCCCTACCGATGACGGCGGCGTGGATATGAAATGTCCAACCGAAATCGCTATTACCGATAGACGCGAAGCCGAACTGGCAAAAATCGGCTTCATGCCGTTGATTCATAAGAAAAACAGCGATTTTGCCGCCTTCATTGGCGCTCAATCGTTGCAGAAACCGGCCGAATACGACGATCCGGATGCAACGGCCAATGCCAACTTGGCCGCCCGTTTGCCTTATTTATTCGCGACCTGCCGTTTTGCCCATTATCTGAAATGCATCGTCCGCGACAAAATCGGCTCCTTTAAGGAACGGGATGACATGCAAAAATGGTTGACCAGCTGGATCAAAAATTATGTAGATCCCAATCCGGCCATGTCCGACGAACTGACCAAATGCCGCAAACCGCTTGCGGACGCCGAAGTCGTGGTGGAGGAAGTCGAAGGTAATCCCGGCTATTACACGTCAAAGTTTTTCCTGAGACCGCATTATCAACTGGAAGGACTGACGGTATCTTTGCGTTTGGTTTCAAAATTACCTTCGGTAAAAGGGGGTTGA
- a CDS encoding HPP family protein, giving the protein MFQLPRYFTIEPVQLSIKEKAIASLACLTAILLTGLLTQTYAVEQTSVLVASMGASAVILFTIPGSPLAQPWPFVGGQMLSALIGVLCAFYIRDVPLAAALAAGLAVLMMLILRCLHPPGAATALAPVLNAEQTPMPDLDFLLNPVGINVLIMLMLTWLINRLILRRDYPVRIAPPQPPRHINKTEGNWVGVSQADVEQATRDFDHFLDIGADDLLRIFTQLQLLLLQKNLGSIRCEQLMQRDIVTVEYATEVEDAWMLMQQHHLKALPVLDRARHVIGIVTQYDFLKNLKLTPYQSFQDKWLAFIKSTPTVSTDKPEAIGHIMTRKVKTLPAQAHIAELIPLVINEGHHHVPIVDENGHFVGMVFQSRLLSALFNHCTFAPIKHD; this is encoded by the coding sequence ATGTTTCAGCTCCCGCGTTATTTCACGATCGAGCCCGTACAGTTAAGTATCAAGGAAAAAGCCATTGCCTCACTGGCTTGTTTAACGGCGATTTTATTGACGGGATTGCTTACCCAAACCTATGCCGTTGAACAAACTTCGGTTTTGGTGGCATCGATGGGCGCATCGGCGGTGATTTTGTTTACGATTCCCGGCAGTCCGTTGGCTCAGCCCTGGCCGTTTGTCGGCGGACAAATGCTATCGGCGTTAATCGGAGTTTTATGCGCATTTTATATTAGGGATGTACCGCTCGCCGCCGCGCTCGCCGCGGGACTGGCGGTGCTGATGATGCTGATCTTGCGTTGCTTGCATCCACCCGGCGCGGCAACGGCACTCGCTCCGGTATTGAACGCCGAACAGACACCCATGCCGGATCTGGACTTTCTGTTAAACCCGGTCGGCATCAACGTCTTGATCATGCTGATGTTAACTTGGTTGATTAACCGGTTGATTTTGCGCCGCGATTATCCGGTTCGAATAGCCCCACCCCAGCCGCCCCGTCATATAAACAAAACTGAAGGCAACTGGGTCGGAGTCAGTCAGGCCGACGTTGAACAGGCCACCCGCGATTTTGATCACTTTCTGGACATCGGAGCCGATGATTTACTGCGGATTTTTACTCAATTGCAGCTATTGTTGCTTCAAAAAAATCTCGGTTCGATCAGATGCGAGCAACTGATGCAGCGCGACATCGTTACCGTCGAATATGCCACCGAAGTGGAAGACGCCTGGATGCTGATGCAGCAACATCATTTAAAAGCCCTGCCGGTACTGGATCGTGCCCGTCACGTCATCGGCATCGTTACCCAATACGATTTCCTAAAAAACCTGAAGCTAACGCCGTATCAAAGCTTTCAGGACAAATGGTTGGCATTTATCAAGAGCACGCCGACCGTCAGCACCGACAAACCGGAAGCCATTGGCCACATCATGACCCGCAAGGTAAAAACCCTGCCAGCCCAAGCCCATATCGCCGAACTGATTCCGCTCGTGATCAACGAAGGCCACCATCACGTACCTATCGTTGATGAGAATGGTCATTTCGTCGGCATGGTTTTCCAAAGCCGCTTGTTATCAGCTCTATTCAATCACTGTACCTTCGCGCCGATAAAACACGATTAA
- the tssB gene encoding type VI secretion system contractile sheath small subunit has product MAESSQKFIQRNRAPRVQIEYDVEVYGAEKKVQLPFVMGVLSDLSGKPAEPLPPIADRKLLEIDVDNFNDRLKAMKPRVAFQVANTLTGEGNLNVDITFESMDDFSPAAVAKKVAGLDKIVEARTQLSNLITYMDGKTGAEELIAKLINDPALLQTLAAKAKPAETGAGDSKESTEGTGE; this is encoded by the coding sequence ATGGCCGAAAGTAGTCAGAAGTTCATTCAGCGAAACCGGGCGCCACGCGTTCAAATTGAATACGATGTGGAAGTTTATGGTGCCGAGAAAAAAGTACAGCTTCCTTTTGTAATGGGTGTGCTGTCCGACCTATCCGGTAAACCAGCTGAACCTTTACCCCCAATAGCCGATCGCAAGCTATTGGAAATCGATGTCGACAATTTCAATGATCGCTTAAAAGCCATGAAACCGCGAGTGGCGTTTCAAGTAGCCAACACCCTGACCGGAGAAGGCAATCTGAATGTCGATATAACCTTTGAAAGTATGGATGATTTTTCGCCGGCCGCCGTGGCTAAAAAAGTGGCGGGTCTGGATAAAATCGTCGAAGCCAGAACCCAACTGTCTAATTTGATTACCTATATGGACGGTAAGACAGGCGCGGAAGAACTGATTGCCAAGTTGATCAACGATCCGGCACTGCTGCAAACCTTGGCCGCCAAGGCCAAACCCGCTGAGACAGGTGCCGGTGACAGTAAAGAATCTACAGAAGGAACCGGGGAGTAA
- a CDS encoding helix-turn-helix transcriptional regulator, with product MNMQTGSRQEQILTLLLNSAAGMSIDEMAAELEISRNAVKQHLVMLEKQQLVREAALTSTGGRPARSYTLTEQGVNRFPKQYAWFCNLLLNDLAAELSSEALEKMMWNMGVKLAQSLAPQFSHKQPDQKLAALVELMQSLGYHAELEPRQGQPSIKAVNCVYHDLAQQHPELCHFDQALISTLLEKPIQQTDCMAKAGCVCRFKVS from the coding sequence ATGAACATGCAAACCGGCTCGCGCCAAGAACAAATATTGACCCTGCTGCTGAATTCGGCCGCCGGGATGAGCATTGATGAAATGGCCGCTGAACTGGAAATATCCAGAAACGCGGTTAAGCAGCATTTGGTCATGCTGGAAAAGCAGCAACTGGTGCGCGAAGCGGCCTTGACCAGTACCGGCGGCCGGCCGGCCCGCAGTTACACCTTGACCGAGCAGGGGGTTAACCGTTTTCCCAAGCAATATGCCTGGTTTTGCAATTTGCTGTTAAATGATCTGGCAGCCGAGTTGAGCTCGGAAGCGTTGGAAAAAATGATGTGGAATATGGGGGTCAAGCTGGCGCAATCCTTGGCACCGCAATTCAGCCACAAACAACCGGACCAAAAACTGGCCGCTTTGGTCGAACTGATGCAAAGCCTGGGCTATCACGCGGAACTGGAGCCTCGGCAGGGACAGCCGAGCATCAAGGCGGTCAATTGCGTTTATCATGATTTGGCGCAACAACATCCGGAATTGTGCCATTTCGATCAGGCCTTAATTTCTACACTGTTGGAAAAGCCTATTCAACAGACCGACTGCATGGCAAAAGCCGGTTGCGTTTGCCGTTTTAAAGTGTCCTAG
- a CDS encoding group I truncated hemoglobin — MRETNSTLYEQLGGEAAVNAAVDIFYRKVLSDHRINRFFDNTNIEKQAAKQKAFLTMAFGGPNNYNGADMRQAHAHLVKNLGLDDSHFDAVMEHLTGTLAELNVPQNLIDQVAAIAESTRNDVLGR, encoded by the coding sequence ATGAGGGAAACCAACAGCACACTATACGAACAATTGGGAGGCGAAGCCGCCGTCAACGCCGCCGTCGATATTTTTTACCGCAAGGTCTTGAGCGATCACCGCATCAACCGGTTTTTCGACAATACCAATATTGAAAAACAAGCGGCCAAACAAAAAGCCTTTTTGACCATGGCTTTCGGCGGACCCAATAACTACAACGGCGCCGACATGCGCCAAGCTCATGCCCACTTGGTGAAAAATCTGGGCCTGGATGACTCCCATTTCGACGCCGTCATGGAACACCTGACCGGTACCCTGGCGGAATTGAATGTGCCACAAAATCTGATCGACCAAGTGGCGGCCATCGCCGAAAGCACCCGCAACGACGTATTGGGCCGTTAA
- a CDS encoding Hcp family type VI secretion system effector, which yields MAYDMFLKIAPIKGESVDHKHKGEIDVLAWSWGMSNSGYAHVGGGAGAGKVNVQDLSLTKWVDKSSTYLMETCCNGKHFDEAILVVRKAGEKPVEYLTITMNEVFITSVSTGGSGGEDKLTENVSLNFRKVKVKYIEQTAQGGEGDKPDMSWDIGANIKY from the coding sequence ATGGCATACGATATGTTTTTGAAAATTGCTCCCATCAAAGGTGAATCAGTCGATCACAAACACAAGGGAGAAATCGACGTTTTGGCTTGGAGCTGGGGCATGTCCAATAGCGGCTACGCGCATGTCGGCGGTGGCGCGGGTGCTGGTAAAGTGAATGTCCAAGACTTGAGCCTGACTAAATGGGTAGACAAAAGCTCCACCTATCTGATGGAAACATGCTGCAACGGTAAGCACTTTGACGAAGCGATTTTGGTGGTCCGTAAAGCTGGGGAAAAACCAGTGGAATATTTGACCATCACGATGAATGAAGTGTTTATCACATCCGTTTCCACCGGTGGTTCAGGAGGCGAGGATAAACTGACCGAAAACGTCTCGCTGAACTTTAGAAAGGTAAAAGTCAAATACATCGAGCAAACAGCACAAGGTGGCGAAGGTGATAAACCGGATATGAGCTGGGATATTGGAGCAAACATTAAATATTAA
- a CDS encoding NUDIX domain-containing protein, producing MPTETMDEQRFLAEYDKQRYDSPLLTVDAVLFTYHQECLKVLLVERSNHPERGKWGLPGGFVDLQRDQTLEDTVRRKLKDKTGIEPPYLEQLQSIGNAKRDKRGWSVTIVYTALMAFQACEAHVATVADAQWLAVDAVGRMELAFDHQALIGLARERMRQKALYSIVPAYALPETFTLPELQHLHEVLIGKSLQKKSFRRRIEQAELLLDTGEKRSEGGRPASLYRMKQTSGAYTFVRNLED from the coding sequence ATGCCGACCGAAACGATGGACGAACAACGGTTTTTAGCCGAATACGATAAGCAGCGATACGACAGCCCTTTGCTGACGGTCGATGCGGTGCTGTTCACCTACCATCAAGAATGTTTGAAAGTGTTATTGGTCGAGCGCTCCAATCACCCGGAACGGGGCAAGTGGGGTTTGCCGGGCGGTTTTGTCGATTTGCAACGGGATCAAACCCTGGAAGATACGGTGCGGCGCAAGCTGAAAGACAAGACCGGCATCGAACCGCCGTATCTGGAACAATTGCAAAGCATAGGCAATGCCAAGCGCGACAAGCGCGGTTGGTCGGTGACGATAGTCTATACCGCGTTGATGGCTTTTCAGGCCTGCGAAGCCCATGTGGCGACTGTCGCCGATGCGCAATGGCTAGCGGTGGATGCCGTCGGCCGGATGGAGCTAGCCTTCGATCATCAGGCTCTCATCGGTTTGGCGCGGGAGCGCATGCGGCAAAAGGCTCTGTATTCGATCGTGCCGGCCTATGCGCTGCCCGAAACCTTCACATTGCCGGAACTCCAGCATTTGCATGAGGTGTTGATCGGCAAGTCCTTGCAGAAAAAATCCTTCCGCCGCCGGATCGAGCAGGCGGAACTTTTGCTCGATACCGGCGAAAAACGCTCGGAAGGCGGCCGGCCGGCGTCCTTGTACCGGATGAAGCAGACATCCGGCGCCTATACCTTTGTGCGCAATCTGGAGGATTGA
- a CDS encoding SPFH domain-containing protein: MLGLQYFKADSSTFVIKTVNGRIRKKGKGLSFFYNVATASIAAVPVNAQEAPFIFKLLTADFQSVTVQGQITYRVALPEKMAEMLNYSLKNDGITYVSEDPLKLSDRVIRIVQAIVQNKVQNTVLRDALKLGQDLVSLLRDRLAGDSPLEALGIALLDVSISAVQPTPETARALEAEAREAILKKADDAIYDRRKSAVEQERTIKEAELQTELSVQQKEQEIEESRILNERTIQRGKVETERERLQAEIAAETQRKDLVSLNSENSRQQADAEAYAISARMKAFRELPVENLKAMALANMEPEQLMAMAFESLAQNAGKIGELTITPDLFSQVLKKSVRS, from the coding sequence ATGCTCGGCTTACAATATTTCAAAGCGGATTCCTCAACCTTCGTCATCAAAACCGTCAATGGCCGCATCCGTAAAAAAGGCAAAGGCTTGAGTTTTTTCTATAACGTCGCCACCGCCTCGATCGCGGCGGTGCCGGTCAACGCCCAGGAGGCACCGTTCATTTTCAAACTGTTGACGGCCGACTTTCAGTCGGTGACCGTGCAAGGCCAAATCACCTATCGGGTGGCATTACCCGAAAAAATGGCCGAGATGCTGAACTACAGCCTGAAAAACGACGGAATCACCTATGTCTCGGAAGACCCTTTGAAGCTGTCGGACCGGGTAATACGCATCGTCCAAGCCATCGTGCAGAACAAGGTTCAGAATACGGTATTACGCGATGCCCTCAAACTCGGCCAAGACTTGGTGAGCTTGCTACGCGACCGGCTTGCCGGCGACTCCCCGCTCGAGGCACTGGGCATCGCCCTGCTGGATGTATCGATCAGCGCCGTGCAGCCCACCCCGGAAACGGCGCGCGCGTTGGAAGCCGAAGCCCGAGAGGCGATATTGAAAAAAGCCGACGATGCGATTTACGACCGGCGTAAATCGGCAGTGGAACAAGAGCGCACGATCAAGGAAGCCGAACTGCAAACCGAGTTGTCGGTGCAACAAAAGGAACAGGAAATCGAGGAATCGCGCATCCTCAACGAACGCACCATCCAACGAGGCAAGGTCGAAACCGAACGCGAACGCTTGCAGGCCGAAATCGCCGCCGAAACCCAACGCAAGGACCTGGTGAGTCTGAATAGCGAAAACAGCCGCCAGCAAGCCGACGCGGAAGCCTATGCCATCAGCGCGCGGATGAAGGCGTTTAGGGAATTGCCGGTGGAAAACCTGAAAGCCATGGCGCTGGCGAACATGGAGCCCGAACAATTAATGGCGATGGCCTTTGAATCGCTGGCGCAAAATGCCGGCAAAATCGGCGAATTGACCATCACGCCGGATTTGTTCAGCCAAGTCCTGAAAAAATCGGTGCGCTCATGA
- a CDS encoding sugar kinase, with translation MSDHYQYRFILVARKTRLQELIERFNTWPQARFYLEHNQVDAQDYLDEHDLYQRRLGEAERVLKALGRFQLLERRLLPNYQFGPSDIVVVIGQDGLVANTLKYLDGQPVIAINPDPGRWDGKLLPFEIGDLQGAVTRTLAGKSACKTISFAEAKTNDGQRMLAVNDLFIGPKSHTSARYLLSWNGRRETQSSSGIIVSTGFGSTGWFQSLLAGALGVSGGESHPLKNGFAWHEQRLQFTVREPFPSRTTGTELVFGAITPRTPLELESQMPENGVIFSDGIESDYLAFNSGTVATINLAATQGQLIC, from the coding sequence ATGAGCGATCATTACCAATACCGCTTTATTCTGGTGGCGCGCAAAACCCGGTTGCAGGAATTGATCGAACGCTTCAATACCTGGCCGCAAGCCCGCTTTTATCTGGAGCACAATCAGGTCGACGCCCAGGATTATCTGGATGAACACGACCTGTACCAGCGCCGTTTGGGTGAAGCCGAGAGGGTACTGAAAGCCTTGGGCCGCTTCCAACTATTGGAACGCCGCCTGTTGCCCAATTACCAGTTTGGGCCGTCCGATATTGTGGTGGTAATCGGCCAGGACGGATTGGTCGCCAACACATTGAAATATCTGGACGGCCAACCGGTGATCGCGATCAACCCCGATCCCGGCCGCTGGGATGGCAAGCTACTGCCTTTCGAAATCGGCGATCTGCAAGGGGCGGTAACGCGAACACTAGCCGGCAAGTCGGCCTGCAAAACCATTAGCTTTGCCGAAGCCAAAACCAACGACGGCCAACGCATGCTGGCGGTCAACGACTTGTTTATCGGTCCGAAAAGCCATACTTCGGCCCGCTACCTACTGTCGTGGAATGGCCGCCGGGAAACTCAGTCATCGTCCGGCATTATCGTCTCCACCGGTTTTGGCTCGACCGGCTGGTTTCAGTCGCTGCTGGCCGGAGCGTTGGGCGTTTCCGGCGGCGAATCCCACCCGCTCAAGAACGGCTTTGCCTGGCACGAACAACGCCTGCAATTCACCGTGCGCGAACCGTTCCCGAGCCGTACCACCGGCACCGAGTTGGTGTTCGGCGCCATTACGCCACGAACCCCGCTTGAATTGGAGTCGCAAATGCCGGAAAACGGCGTGATTTTTTCGGACGGTATCGAATCGGATTATCTGGCGTTTAATTCCGGAACCGTGGCAACGATCAACTTGGCCGCCACGCAAGGACAATTGATTTGCTGA